CGGGACAGGCCCGCGCGGTGAGCCTCGCGCCGGGCCGCTTCGAGGAGGGCGATGGCCTCGGCGGGCGAGCGGGCGTCGAACATCAACACCGTCAGCTCGGCGCTCCGGCCCACGAGTCCCCAGAGGGCGGTGGAGCCGCCCACGGTGGCGCCAGCGGATTGGGGGAGCGAGCAGCCGAGGTGCTCGACGTAGATGCGCCCGCGCTCGAGGTGCCAGTCGAGCTGGGTGGGAGTGGGCCAGAAGAAGAAGGGCAGCTCGGGGCGGCGCATGCGGTCGAGGGCCGGGCCGAGGTCCGACTCCCGCAGGAGCGAGTCCACCGTCTCGCCGGGCGCCCCCGGGGAGGGAGCGAGGTGCCAGTCCCAGGCGGGGAGCTCGCGGTAGCCGGAGCGCGCGTAGAGGCGGGGGCCCACGTCGGAGAAGAGGAGGGCGGCGTGGGCGCGAGGCTGGCGCTCCAGCTCGGCGGCGAGCAGGTCCATGAGGCGGGTGGCATGGCCGTGGCCGCGCAGACGCTCCTCGGTGAAGACGCTGGCGAT
This is a stretch of genomic DNA from Archangium violaceum. It encodes these proteins:
- a CDS encoding GNAT family N-acetyltransferase codes for the protein MHLVPASDAQKLQLDALTYSEWGRLLTLEGYLSRELRLRAHPWARADMRTWLLCADDGAVLASCETFRTGSFQRAPGGALLPGDSFAIASVFTEERLRGHGHATRLMDLLAAELERQPRAHAALLFSDVGPRLYARSGYRELPAWDWHLAPSPGAPGETVDSLLRESDLGPALDRMRRPELPFFFWPTPTQLDWHLERGRIYVEHLGCSLPQSAGATVGGSTALWGLVGRSAELTVLMFDARSPAEAIALLEAARREAHRAGLSRVVLWEEPGNASLLPLVAGATRIARDGSLPMVRPLRPDVHPPALLPVPRGLWV